A stretch of the Drosophila sulfurigaster albostrigata strain 15112-1811.04 chromosome 2L, ASM2355843v2, whole genome shotgun sequence genome encodes the following:
- the LOC133850340 gene encoding uncharacterized protein LOC133850340, with protein MSQSEPEIYGIPPDVTIRHELRIYFLSVLFAFIALFQWFLIQYLLDWSKYRLSPVRYGYWLIATFFGISVLSCTAFGRKYPCNVFLVAIIVESSTLYIAMEQQNTKGILVNVYAGLIVICLVVTSIIYGAYVPMRLMPGDLMLSVLVALGNIMLAIFFLNAYVFGSSLIYSIVRNFFAFVAVTMIMYTATIIHDRQFYVPKDEYIFLSVLLFFGHMILHERVLTLSLKETKTVDCDAFI; from the coding sequence ATGAGTCAATCGGAACCCGAAATCTATGGCATCCCGCCCGATGTGACAATTCGGCATGAACTGCGCATCTATTTCTTGAGCGTGTTGTTTGCCTTCATTGCACTCTTTCAATGGTTTCTCATTCAATACTTATTGGACTGGAGCAAGTACCGATTATCACCTGTGCGATATGGCTATTGGCTCATTGCCACGTTCTTTGGCATCTCGGTACTGTCATGTACGGCATTTGGTCGCAAGTATCCCTGCAACGTATTCCTCGTTGCGATCATTGTGGAGAGCTCAACGCTGTACATTGCCATGGAGCAGCAGAATACAAAGGGAATACTGGTCAACGTATATGCGGGTCTTATTGTGATCTGCCTGGTGGTTACCTCGATCATTTATGGTGCGTACGTTCCGATGCGATTAATGCCAGGCGATTTGATGCTTAGTGTCCTGGTTGCGTTGGGCAACATCATGTTGGCCATCTTTTTTCTCAACGCCTACGTCTTTGGCTCTAGCTTAATATATTCAATAGTACgcaatttttttgcattcgttGCCGTTACGATGATCATGTATACGGCAACTATTATACACGATCGACAGTTCTATGTGCCGAAGGAcgaatatatttttctcagtgttttgctcttttttggACATATGATCCTGCATGAACGTGTCCTTACATTGTCCCTCAAAGAGACCAAAACAGTGGACTGCGATGCTTTTATTTAG
- the LOC133850642 gene encoding uncharacterized protein LOC133850642 translates to MEPRPEQLFHYQQQPQDQQQQQQRQRPQTVVFMTRRPEQRPESDQVVVYVIDELTLQMFIRKVYLIAIIFILSTSVTWLSIAASGFEFYPTIPVPFFVWLLPILPLILILDCVPKIRYTFPWNWAITILIVILITFAGACFMDQIEFLMVLLGVAISIVIVAAFYVCGALCPQSFVPGMLCTAVMSCLFLITLFSIGIVLIFVKSPVLYLVFGILLLCMTVVIMPFHAQYIHGRLQVVPLFDVLHCSMTIYFHFIVTFSALCIFEFYMKHKDD, encoded by the coding sequence ATGGAACCTCGACCAGAACAGTTATTCCATTaccagcaacagccacaggatcagcaacagcagcaacagcgacagcggccGCAAACTGTTGTTTTTATGACACGGAGACCCGAACAGAGGCCGGAATCGGATCAGGTCGTCGTTTATGTGATCGATGAACTAACATTGCAGATGTTTATACGAAAAGTATATCTTATTGCAATCATCTTCATATTAAGCACCTCCGTCACTTGGCTTTCGATCGCTGCCTCCGGATTTGAGTTCTATCCAACGATTCCTGTACCGTTTTTCGTCTGGCTGTTGCCAATATTGCCTTTGATACTAATTTTGGATTGTGTGCCCAAAATACGCTATACTTTTCCCTGGAATTGGGCGATAACCATACTTATTGTCATTCTTATCACATTCGCTGGCGCCTGTTTTATGGATCAAATAGAATTTCTCATGGTTCTTTTGGGTGTAGCTATCTCCATTGTGATTGTTGCCGCTTTCTATGTCTGTGGTGCTCTGTGTCCACAGTCATTTGTGCCAGGAATGCTCTGCACAGCGGTCATGAGTTGTCTTTTTCTCATAACTCTGTTCTCAATTGGCATAGTGCTAATATTTGTGAAGAGTCCCGTACTTTACCTAGTCTTTGGCATTCTATTATTGTGTATGACAGTCGTGATAATGCCTTTCCACGCTCAGTATATCCATGGTCGTCTACAGGTTGTGCCTCTGTTCGATGTGCTGCACTGCTCTATGACCATCTACTTTCATTTTATAGTGACGTTTTCAGCCCTTTGTATTTTCGAATTTTACATGAAGCATAAGGACGACTAA